One Polaribacter reichenbachii genomic window, GATAAGTTTTGTTCTAGTGTTGAAAACTCTACTTTTATTTTGTTGATAAGTGAAGAGGTTTCAGATAAAAAAGTTTCTTTAGAATCGCTATTTACAACAACAGTTGCAAAACTCTCTCTTGGAATTGCGTTACGTAAACTACCACCATTTACATCAGCAATTCTTAATCCATAATTTTTATAACCATCAAATAATAAACGATTCATTATTTTATTGGCATTACCTAAACCTTTTATAATATCCATTCCAGAATGACCACCATTTAAACCAGTAACCGCAATTGAAAAAGCCGTTGTGTTTTCTGGTAAGTTTTCTTCTGTATAATGTCTTTTAGCAGTAACATCTACACCACCTGCACAACCAATACCAATTTCATCATCTTCTTCTGTATCTAAGTTTAGTAAAATTTCACCTTTTAAAATACCTCCTTCTAAACCCATTGCACCAGTCATTCCAGTTTCTTCATCAATAGTAAAAAGTGCTTCAATTTCTGGATGAGGTAATTCTGTAGAAGATAAAACAGCCATAATTGCTGCAACTCCTAAACCATTATCCGCACCTAAAGTTGTACCATCTGCTTTTACCCAATCACCATCTACATACATTTTAATACCTTCTTTATCAAAATCGAAAACAGTGTCAGAATTTTTTTGATGCACCATATCAATATGTCCTTGCATTACAGTAACTTTTCTGTCTTCCATACCAGAAGTAGCAGGTTTTTTTATGATTACATTACCAACTTTGTCTACAAAAGTTTCTAGGTTTAGGCTTTTACCAAAATCAACCATAAACTGTATAATTCTTTCTTCTTTTTTTGATGGTCTTGGTACTGCATTTAAATCTGCAAAATGATTCCAAACTGATTTCGGAGCTATATTTCTAATATCTTGATTCATAAAGTTGTTGTATTAATAGTCTACAAAAGTACCAATTTTAAAGGCCAATTTAAAGTCTTCTTGTTAAAGAAGACTTTAAATTGAGTAATATTTATTTGATGTCTATAATACTATCATCAATATTTTTTCTAACTTTTTTTAAGTCTTTCATATAATCATCTTCGGCTCTAAAACCAACAGGTATAACTAAAACTGAAGTTAAGTTTTGCTTATTTAACTTTAAGACTTCATCATATTTTTCAGGAATAAAACCTTCCATTGGGCAAGCGTCTATTTTTTCGATAGCACAAACAGTTAATAAATTACCCAAAGCTATATAAGCCTGATTTTTATTCCAAATTGTTAATTCTTCTTGCGTTTTATTAGCAAGTTGATTAGTTAAAAACTCTTTAAAAGGATTGATAATTTCATCTGGAGTTTGTCTAACTTCTTGAACCAAATCAAAATAATTCTCAACCTCCATATTATCATAAATTTTAGGAATACAAATTACCAATAGGTGAGAGGCTTCTAGAACTTGAGGTTGATTCATAGAATGCAAAACCAATTCTTCTTGAATGGCTTTGTTTTGAATTACCGCTAATTTTATCGGTTGTAAGCCGTAAGAAGTTGGTGTTAAGTTAAATGCTTCTTTTAGTGTTTCTATTTGTTGGGCAGAAAGTGTTTTATTTTTATCAAATTTCTTAACAGCATATCTCCATTGTAAACTTTCTATTGTATTCATAAATTTAAAATATACAACAAAAGTAAGGTAATCATAGCTCTTAAATTAAGTTTCTATTGGTAAAATTGATGCATTTATAAATTTTTTGTACCTTGAAAATAAAAAGGATGAACGAAGATTTTTTGTATTATGTTTGGCAATACAAACTTTTTTCTAGTACAAGTTTATCTACTTCAGATGGTTTAAAAATCCATATAAAAAAGGCAGGAACTCATAATAAAAATGAAGGTCCAGATTTTTTAAACGCTCATATTGAAATAGACAATCAGCTTTGGGTTGGTAATGTAGAAATGCATTTAAAATCGTCTGATTGGTATTTGCACAAACACGAAGAAGATGCAAATTATGATGCTGTAATTCTACACGTTGTTTGGGATTATGATGCAGATATTTATATGAAAAACAACAAATCTCTGCCCACTTTAGAATTAAAAAATAGAGTTGATAAAAATATTTTAGAGAATTATAATCGTTTAATTTTTCAAAAACAAAATTGGATTCCTTGTGAAAATCAACTTGAATTCGTTGATAAATTTTTGATTGATAATTGGTTAGAACGTTTATATTTTGAACGTTTAGAGCAGAAATCAATCATTATAAAAGAATTGTTAAATGAATCAAATTATGATTTTGAAGCTGTATTATTTCAGCTTATTGCAAAGAATTTTGGTTTAAAAATAAATGGAGAAGCTTTTTTACAATTGTCAAAATCTATAGACTTTTCTGTGGTTAGAAAAGTACGGTTTAATGAAAATCAGTTAACAGCTTTGCTTTTTGGTCAGGCAGGTTTTTTAGGTGATGAAATTGAAGATAACTATCATCAAGAATTAAAAAAGGAATATGAGTATTTAAAGCATAAATATCAACTAAAATCAATTTCTAAGAATACGTTTCAGTTTTTTAGAATGCGTCCTCAAAATTTTCCTACCATTCGAATTGCACAATTGGCTGCTTTATTTTTTACACATCAAAATTTATTTTCTAGGTTGATGAACATCAGTAAAAAAGAAGAGTTTTACGAAATTTTTAATTTTGGAATTCAAGAGTTTTGGCA contains:
- a CDS encoding aminoacyl-histidine dipeptidase; the protein is MNQDIRNIAPKSVWNHFADLNAVPRPSKKEERIIQFMVDFGKSLNLETFVDKVGNVIIKKPATSGMEDRKVTVMQGHIDMVHQKNSDTVFDFDKEGIKMYVDGDWVKADGTTLGADNGLGVAAIMAVLSSTELPHPEIEALFTIDEETGMTGAMGLEGGILKGEILLNLDTEEDDEIGIGCAGGVDVTAKRHYTEENLPENTTAFSIAVTGLNGGHSGMDIIKGLGNANKIMNRLLFDGYKNYGLRIADVNGGSLRNAIPRESFATVVVNSDSKETFLSETSSLINKIKVEFSTLEQNLSIDLQEVESPEKVMEVDAQEGFIKSIYAALNGVYRMSPDVNGLVETSNNIARIIVKDGEIKIGCLTRSSSETNKWDLANSLKACFELANFNVDFSGTYPGWLPNMNSSILKTVESTYIELFNEQPNVAACHAGLECGILGQNYPEMEMISFGPNIKGAHSPDERAQISSTQKFWKLLKEVLKNTPIKA
- a CDS encoding NAD(P)H-dependent oxidoreductase, producing MNTIESLQWRYAVKKFDKNKTLSAQQIETLKEAFNLTPTSYGLQPIKLAVIQNKAIQEELVLHSMNQPQVLEASHLLVICIPKIYDNMEVENYFDLVQEVRQTPDEIINPFKEFLTNQLANKTQEELTIWNKNQAYIALGNLLTVCAIEKIDACPMEGFIPEKYDEVLKLNKQNLTSVLVIPVGFRAEDDYMKDLKKVRKNIDDSIIDIK
- a CDS encoding DUF2851 family protein, whose amino-acid sequence is MNEDFLYYVWQYKLFSSTSLSTSDGLKIHIKKAGTHNKNEGPDFLNAHIEIDNQLWVGNVEMHLKSSDWYLHKHEEDANYDAVILHVVWDYDADIYMKNNKSLPTLELKNRVDKNILENYNRLIFQKQNWIPCENQLEFVDKFLIDNWLERLYFERLEQKSIIIKELLNESNYDFEAVLFQLIAKNFGLKINGEAFLQLSKSIDFSVVRKVRFNENQLTALLFGQAGFLGDEIEDNYHQELKKEYEYLKHKYQLKSISKNTFQFFRMRPQNFPTIRIAQLAALFFTHQNLFSRLMNISKKEEFYEIFNFGIQEFWQTHYTFVKVSKKSTKKLTKTFIDLILINTILPLKFVYLNNRNEFLNDDFLKQIKSEKNSIISKFSDLKIEAKNAMESQALLTLKNNYCTKKRCLHCAIGNNLLRK